In the Rhodospirillales bacterium genome, AAGGGTTTTCCGTCGCCACCGTGCGGCATCGCGTGGCGCCGTGAAGCGAGCGCTCGCACGAGACCGGAAGAAACGAAGCGGCACCCGTCCCCTCGTCTGAACGAGGGCAAGACGGGCGCCGATCCTGGCTGAGGCCCGCAAAGGCCGCAACCTGCTCATCATGGCCGGCCCTGGACGCACACTGGCGCGCCCGCGCCGTCCGTGAACGGCGCGGCTCAGGCATCGGTGCGTACTGGCGACACGGAACCCGTTGTTGTTGTTCCGATTGTCGGTGGTGTTCCTGTTGCGGTTGGCCGAGCGGAGGTTCCTCGGATTGTTGTTCCAGGAACCGCCGCGCAGGACGCGCTGGCCACAAGGGGCCGGCCAGGCTTCCCCTCGGGGCCGTCGCGGCCATCGGGGAAGAAGGTCCCGGAAGCGGGATCGAACATCCCGCCGCGGAACAGGGATCGGCGCAAGCGCCAAGTGTCGGCGTGATCGGCGTGGGCGATCCAGGCGCCGATCCGACAACGAATGTCGCCGATGGCGACGGTGCCGGCGCGCCAGCGGTCGCGCATGCCTCGCAGCCGGTTCCGGAATCTCCGCACGTTTTCCTCCGGCAGGCGCCGCCGCCCGTCGGGCAGCAGCACGTAGCCGAGGAACTCCGCCGGAGCGGCGGTCGGCGCGATCCGGGTCTTGCATGGGTGCAGCGTCAGCCGTCGGCCGGTCAGATAGCGGGCGATGCGCTCCCGCCAGCATTCCAAAACGGCTGGGTCGTCGTGAAACAGCGCGAAATCGTCGACATAGCGCACGTATCCCTTGGCTCCCAGGACCTCCTTCACGAAATGATCGAGGCCGTCCAAATAGACGTTCGCAAAGAACTGGCTGGTGAGGTTGCCGATGGGGAGTCCTCGACGGCGCTCGTAAGGCGTGAACAGTTCGTCGCCGGGATAATGGATATGCACCGGTTCTTGCGGGTTGGAA is a window encoding:
- a CDS encoding RNA-directed DNA polymerase translates to MPRKHDDLFDRIAGFPALTAAADRAVRGKRRKPGAAAFMANLEREVLRLERQLNDGTYRPGRYTVIHVRDPKPRMVSAAPFRDRVVHHALCAVIEPIFDRGFIFDSYANRGGKGTHRAVARYEKFRDRFAHVLRCDIRRYFPAIDHEILKSDLRRRIACGRTLRLLGTTIDASNPQEPVHIHYPGDELFTPYERRRGLPIGNLTSQFFANVYLDGLDHFVKEVLGAKGYVRYVDDFALFHDDPAVLECWRERIARYLTGRRLTLHPCKTRIAPTAAPAEFLGYVLLPDGRRRLPEENVRRFRNRLRGMRDRWRAGTVAIGDIRCRIGAWIAHADHADTWRLRRSLFRGGMFDPASGTFFPDGRDGPEGKPGRPLVASASCAAVPGTTIRGTSARPTATGTPPTIGTTTTGSVSPVRTDA